One stretch of Euphorbia lathyris chromosome 7, ddEupLath1.1, whole genome shotgun sequence DNA includes these proteins:
- the LOC136234794 gene encoding RING-H2 finger protein ATL11-like — MMIPSRSRVFLHFLDQLRRGPVVVNLFFFLFIAKLSAAQQPPSSAPPFFDPLPTQPKFNPSLALLMLIIVGAFFCMGFFSIYIRRCAERRYMRSHVSINSAALGGGGRFSRRRQQGLEAAVIETFPTFLYSTVKGHKIGKGALECAVCLNEFEDDQTLRLIPKCSHVFHPDCIDAWLVSQITCPVCRANLVPQPGDIPFDSNSLFEPEQGPNNIRNEEQNDFLIRVSDESDRSRGLEALQVAPNRSWSTGWRLGSLFPKSRSTGQLLVQPGANTERFTLRLPEEIRNQLLNTHLNRTKSCVAFPRATSSRRGYRSRSGGSWHSKNYYHYQEIDQMDVPMNPPKNGLVRLSNGEMKQSKSSLKSMKSIKSSFDRFYGVDRNDTKNDSGETSLDRLRLMPPA; from the coding sequence ATGATGATTCCAAGTCGCAGCCGTGTGTTTCTCCATTTTCTCGATCAGCTCCGCCGTGGCCCGGTGGTTGTTAATCTGTTCTTCTTTCTATTTATAGCAAAACTTTCTGCTGCCCAACAACCTCCGTCATCGGCTCCGCCATTTTTTGACCCGCTTCCCACACAGCCTAAATTCAACCCTTCACTTGCACTCCTAATGCTAATAATCGTCGGTGCCTTCTTTTGTATGGGGTTTTTCTCCATCTATATTCGCCGATGCGCAGAACGGAGATATATGAGAAGTCATGTTAGCATTAACTCTGCCGCCTTAGGAGGTGGAGGGCGCTTTTCTCGGAGACGACAGCAGGGGCTTGAGGCAGCGGTTATTGAGACTTTCCCTACCTTCCTTTATTCCACGGTTAAAGGCCATAAAATCGGGAAAGGAGCGTTGGAGTGCGCCGTTTGCTTAAACGAGTTTGAAGATGATCAAACTCTGCGTTTAATACCAAAGTGTAGCCACGTGTTCCACCCAGATTGCATCGATGCTTGGTTAGTCTCACAGATCACTTGCCCTGTTTGTCGCGCCAATTTGGTCCCCCAACCAGGCGATATTCCATTCGATTCGAATAGTCTTTTCGAACCGGAACAAGGGCCCAATAACATCAGGAATGAGGAACAAAACGACTTCCTAATCCGAGTTTCCGATGAGAGTGATCGAAGCAGAGGTTTAGAAGCGTTACAAGTGGCCCCGAATCGATCATGGTCAACCGGGTGGCGGCTGGGTAGTCTATTTCCTAAGTCACGCTCCACCGGACAGTTGTTGGTTCAACCGGGAGCAAATACGGAGAGGTTCACGTTGCGGTTGCCGGAGGAAATAAGGAATCAATTATTAAACACTCATTTGAACAGAACCAAGAGTTGTGTGGCATTTCCTAGGGCCACTAGTTCAAGAAGAGGATACAGGAGCAGAAGTGGAGGGAGCTGGCATAGTAAAAACTATTATCACTATCAGGAAATCGATCAAATGGATGTTCCGATGAATCCACCAAAAAACGGTTTGGTTCGATTATCAAACGGAGAAATGAAGCAGTCAAAGAGTTCGTTGAAATCCATGAAATCAATTAAATCTTCATTCGATCGATTT